The Gloeomargarita lithophora Alchichica-D10 genomic sequence NNNNNNNNNNNNNNNNNNNNNNNNNNNNNNNNNNNTGTCGGTTAATGTTTCCTCAAAACCCAGGTTCAATTCCTCATCCAATGCGCTCAAATCGCTTAATTCTGTGGCTTCAAAAGATGCAAATGATTCGCTAAATTCCGTGGTTGCCAACGATTCAAAATCAAATTCACCCAAATCCCCGCCCGATTCACCGCTGAAATCTAAAGCCGGAATTTCAGCTAATGTTTCCTCAAAACCCAGGTTCAATTCCTCATCCAATGCGCTCAAATCGCTTAATTCTGTGGCTTCAAAAGATGCAAATGATTCGCTAAATTCCGTGGTTGCCAACGATTCAAAATCAAATTCACCTAAATCCCCGTCCGATTCACCGCTGAAATCTAAAGCCGGAATGTCGGTTAATGTTTCCTCAAAACCCAGGTTCAATGCCTCATCCGCTGCACTCAAATCGCTTAATTCTGTGGCTTCAAAGGATGCAAATGATTCGCCCAATTCCGTGGTTGCCAACGACTCAAAATCAAACTCACCCAAATCAGCACCAACCTCAAATCCAGGTGCATCCAGACCGGGAAAAGGCTCCAACTCAGACAAGGCTGCCAGTGCCAGGGCTTCCCCATCCACCCCAGCACCCAAAAAGTCAAAGGCTTCCGGGTCACTCGCCATGGACTCCTCATCCCCCAAGGCAAATAAATCCGCCAGGGCACCCAAATCTTCAACGGTTTGTTCACCGCCGGGGGACTCCGCCGCCGCCGCTGAAAATTCGCCACCCCCCTCTTCAGGAGCCAGGGAAAATAATTCCGCCAGGGAAGCCAACTCCTGCGGTGTATTGGTCGGTACCACGGACACATCCGCCACCGCTTCGGGAACCACCGCCTGGGCATCCAGACTGGCAAACAATTCCACTAAATTAAGCTCCTCATCCGCTGCGACCACCCCATCGGATAGCACATCCATCCCCACGGGCACTTCCACACCCAAGAGTTCCCCATCGGGCAGGGTGGCATCCCAAGCGGCCATCATCCCCTCCCCCTGCACCAAAATTTGTAACAAGGCTTCCAGTTGGATAAAAACCGGTTCATGGTCAATCACCACCTGCTGTCCCAGCTCAAAGGGAATCACCCCCTCTCGCTCTAAATGCGTGACTAACCCCTCCAAAGCCCCCAGCCCTTGCCCAAACAGTGCCACCACCTCAGGACTAGGACTTACCTGCCGCTCCACCCCCTGATCCCGCAGAATTTTCAGACCATCCTCCAACCGGAGTGCCACCTGTTGCAGGGCCGGCAAACCCAACATGGCCGCTCCCCCTTTGATGGAATGGGCAGCCCGGAACCAATCACTGACCTGATCGGGATCCCCCAAGGGCTGCGCCATCGCCACCACCGCCTGATGAAGGGTAGCCAGATGCTCTTGGGCTTCCTGTAGGAAATATCCCAGAATCCGTTTTTGTTGCTCGGCATCCATGGCTTAACTCTCCTATAGGCTTAAAGGGGTTCGGTCGTACCTAAACGGAACCGTTCCACCGAGGACTGCAAACCTCGGGACACTTCAGCAAGATTCTGGAGCGACACGGAAACCCGTTGGGATTCCTGGGAGGTTTCCTGGGCGGTCAATTCCACCGACTGCATCACCTGGGTCACGTTCCGGGATACCTCGGTCTGCCGCACCGTATCCGCCGTAATAGATTGCACCAAAGTATCAATCTGTCGCGACACCTGAATAATTTCCTCCAAAGAGCGTTTGGCCTGCTCCGCCACCCGTGTCCCCCGAATCACCTCCTGGGTGCCTTCTTCCATAGCGGTCATCACCAGGCCAGTCTCACTCTGAATCTGCAACACGATTTGCTCAATTTCCTTGGAAGAACGACTGGTACGATCCGCCAACTGCCGCACCTCGTCCGCCACAATCGCAAACCCCCGACCCGCTTCCCCCGCCTTGGCCGCCTCAATACTAGCATTGAGAGCCAACAGGTTCGTCCGCTGGGCAATCTGACCAATGGCATTCACGATCTTGTTAATCTCCTGGGAGGACTCCGCCAACCGCTTCACCTTGCGGGTGGTTTCCGCCACCGACTCCCGGATGCTCTGAATCCCGGACACGGTCTGATCCACCGCTTCCCCACCCCGTAGGGCGGTTTCGGAGGCTTTGCGTGCCACCTCGGCGGCTTCCCGGGCACTTTCGGCCACCCGTTGAATCGAATCGGTCATCATTTGCACCGAGTTCAAGGTACCCGCCAATTCCTGGGCTTGACGCAGGGCATTGGAGGACAATTCCCGCGCAAAAAACTCACTGTCCGTTGCCCCCCGTCCCACCTGCAAGGACGAAGTTTTCACCTGTTGCACAATCTGGCGGATGTTTTGAATGATCAGGTTAAACGAGTCGGCTACGGCTCCCAAAATATCCGCCGATACCTCGGCTTGTACGGTCAAGTCCCCCCGTGCCGCCCCTTCCACGTCATCCAGCAGCCGGATCACCTGCCGTTGTAAATCCTCTCGGGAACGCTCCACTTCTTCCGCCTTGTCCTGCAATTCTTTGAATCGCTCCCGAATTTGGGTCAGCATCTGGTTAAAGGCACCGGCGGCTTCGGTAAAATCATCCTGGCCGACCACGCTCAAGGAAGACTGAAATTCCCCCCGCCCCAAGGCTTCGCAACTCAAGCGCAACTCTTCGGAAAACTGACGCACCCGTTGGGATTTCACCCCACCCCCCGCACCCCCTAGGGCAACGGCGGCTCCCCCCCCCAGCACAGCGGCCAAAACCGCACCCAAGGGTTTCGGTACCGCAAAAGCCGCTCCCCCAGCCAAGACCGCCACCACTACCCCAGTGAGTACGGACTTGGGCAAGCCCCCCGCCGCCGGTTTACGCATCGGTGCCATGGGTACCACCACATTGGGGGTCGGTGCCGGGCTGTTTTTCAAACTGGGGCGAGTCGCCGGGGATGCAACCGGGGGTGCCACATTCAGAGCATCCGTATTTTCCAACCGGGAACGGGGGGTTCCCCCGGTCAGTGGGTCATCATCAAAAGCAGATGGGGTGGGTTGAAAGCTAAATAAACCCGGTTCCGCCGCCGGTTCTGCCCAACTGGGGCTACTCTGGCGACTCCCCAAATCCATCAGCAGGGTATCCCCCTGGTCTAAGGCCGCCGTCTCCGGGTCATCCTGCCCAAAATCGTCTGACTCATCGGGAAAGGAAGGGATACCTGGGAAAGAAGACCCCATAATCAGGGTGTGATCCCCCCCCCCATGAGCGGCCGCCGATTCCTCTGCCAACAGGTCTTCCGGGGTCGCAAAGGGGTTAAAGGCAGTTTCTGGCTCCGAACTTTCGGCATCCTCAAAGGGATTCGCCGCCGCCGTAAAGGGATTATTGGCTGCAGACGGCTCGGCAAATACCCAGGTTTCCGGCGGGGAACCCCCCCCCTCATCCAAATCCCCCAGGGCAAAGGGGTTGTCTCCCCCACCCCCATTCATGCTAATCGGAGCGGTAAAGTCCTCCTCCACCGGCTGACTGGCCAAATACTGATTGACATCGCTGATGCCATTCTGGGCATATTCCACCAGTTCTGGGTCATCGGTCAACACCAAAACCCGTTGGTATTGTTCCCGCGCCTGGGCATAATCCTGGGAACATAGATAAATATGCCCCCGCAGGAGATGCAGATTGGGCATTTCATCGTACTGCCGGAGCAGGGTATCGGCAATTGTGGCCGCCTCAGCATAATCACCCGTGACATAGGCACTGGTGGCACGCTCATAATCACTGAGATAATTACTGGTTGCCATTGACCCTAACTCCTTGATTAACTATCCTTGACCGATGGTCTGTGAGTGGGTTACGTGTGACTAGGGTTGAGCACTGATTGACCCATTCGTTATCCATCCTAGTTATAACCTGTGAACTCCCATTTCCTCAATCGTTCCCCCCATTTTCTTTGATTTTTATTTCTGCTCCCCCCTAGGCCACGGAAAACCAGAGGCGGGAATCCACCAAAGCTTTAGGCTCCAGCAACCGCATCACCGGCAGTCCCTCCCCCAAGAACCACTCCCCCTGTACCAGGAAATTTCCCTGCACCAAATCTGGACTCAAGGGCGGGCGGAGTTGGCGGGGGTCAAGGAACTCGGTACCCACCACCCGGTCAACCGCCAGACCACAGGTCACCCCCTGATCCGCCACCACAATCACGGAGATTTCTGCCCGATTGGTATTCAAAGGAGCCATCCCCAAAAACTGCCCCAAATCCCCGACCCAAATCACCTGCCCCCGCCAGTTGTAGGCACCCATCACCACCGGCGGTACATTGGGCACAGCACTGATCCGGTCGGGGGTCATGCCCGCCACCTCCTGTACGCCCATCGCCGGTAGGACAAATTCTTCCCCCGTAGCCAAGACAAACCGCAGGTACAGTTCTCCCTGCACCCCGACACTATCCCCGGCGGGACGGTCTCCCCCCCCCTCCAGGTCAAAAAAACCAGCAGCGGCATCCAGCATGGGATTATCCTCGGGGGGTTCGCAATAAATGTCGCACGGTGCCCAACAAATCCTGGGGTTCAAAGGGTTTGACAATGTAAGCATCCGCCCCCTGTTTCAAGCCCCAATGCTTGTCAAAGGTCTCCCCTTTGGAAGAACACATCAGCACCGGCACTTGGCTGGTCTGGGGATAATCCCGCAACTGCCGCACCAGTTGATAACCATTCATCCGGGGCATGACCACATCCATCACCACCAAGTCGGGAATCTGTCCCCCCCGCACCAAATCCAAAGCCTCATCCCCATCCCCGGCGGCCATTACCCGCAAACCATCCTGCTCCAGCAGAGAAACGATCATTTCCCGCTGTGCCCTTTGGTCTTCCACCACCAACACGGTTGCCATAACACCACCGCCCGTGAATGCCCTAATTGTACACCCTTAAATGGAAATCTCAACCCTCGCTGGCGGTGACTTCCACCAGTTCTCCCACCCGTTGGGTCATCGCCAGGGGCAAGTGCAAAGGTTGCAATTCCTGCACCGGACAAATGGCCTGGGGCAAGGTATGCACCAAATCCTCCAAGGGACGGGGGATAACCATAATGGCGTGCAATTCCCCAATCCGGCTGGCCGCATCCATCCCCGCATCAATGGCAATGGTCACGTCCGCCACCCGCCCCCGCAAAACAATCGTACATAGCCCCGCCCCAATCTGGTCATAGCCCACCAGATGCACATCGGCGGCCTTGAGCATGGCATCGGCGGCACCCACCAGAGCCGGAAAACCCCGGGTTTCCAACAGTCCCACCGCCTGACCCCCCTCCGGGTCGGGGGTACCCAGGCGAGCGAGGACGGCCATGCTGGGGCTGATGGGCAAAATCTGTTCCAAATTAGCCAAGGGGCGGGGTAACACCAAACTGGAAACCAACTGACCAAAGGTTTCTGCGGTTTCCACCCCGGCTTGCACCGCCAAGCGCACCGAGGCAATATCCCCCCGCACCACTGCGGTACAATAACCGCCGCCGGTTTTCTCGTAGCCCACCAGATGCACCCCGGCGGATTTGAGCATCATGTCTGCCGTACCGACCATCGCCGGGAAACTTTGGGTCGCCACCAACCCCAAAGCCATAGACTGATAGGGATGGGCAGGTTGCTGGGTGCCCAAGTGCAACTGGGTCAGGGGTTGGGTCGCGGTTGAGGCAGAGTTAGGCATCAGCTAATCAGGGGATGGCTATTTCTACTGTAGCGACAAATGGGGAAAAGTATCCCCCACAGAAGGGTCTGGAATCATCAAAATCTACTTTACTTTGGTTCAGTTTATTTAATTAATCGAATTAAAAGGACACTTTAGGACACCTCTATTTATTTGAACTAACCAAAAATCTCATCGCTGGAATGTAGAGATTACGGAGAATCATACACCGCAGGTGCTTCTGGGGCGGGGAGTGCCCCCCTGCGACCACTGTTCAAAATTCAATTAGGATTGCTATAGCTTGCGTGGGGATGGCGCAGTGTGTTCGCAGGAGATAGCTATTTGGCGAACAGATGTTTTGGAGAACCAGTGACGGGGGCGATGCCCCTGCGACCTATTTTTAGCGGTGTCCACATATCAATTTTTATAGAGATGTCCTCAAACCGATGGATTGGCTCAGGATTTCATCCATTTGCATGGGATGCGGTCACCCGGGCAACCAGAGCCACCCAGGCGCCAGGTGGGATGGGTTCAGCCCTTGTGCCTAACCATAGGAGATACTCGCAATTTCCCGCCGGGCCGGTAAGCGGAGAGCGGGTCAGCCCCTGCACCTGCCAGCCTAAACCTGCCGCACTTTCAGCCACGCTGAGAATCGCCTGCCCCTGCGCCTGGACATCCCGGACAACACCGCCTTTGTGAATGTGCCCCCGCCCCACCTCAAATTGGGGTTTGACCAGGATCACTGCCTCCCGGGGCGGAGCTAATAACTTCCACAGTGCTGGTAAAACCTTGGTAACAGAAATAAACGCCACATCCACCACCCCTAAATCCGGCCAGGGGTCAGGCTGTTGGTAAATTTGTTGCGGTTGCAGATAGCGTAAATTGGTGCGTTCCAGCAATCGTACCCTGGAGTCTTGGCGCAATTCCCAGGCCACCTGCCCATAGCCCACGTCCACCCCATAAACCAACCGGGCACCATTTTGTAATAAACAATCGGTAAAGCCGCCGGTGGAAATCCCCCCATCCAGTGCCACCCGGTTGGTCACCGTCAGGTTAAACGTCCGCAGGGCATGGGCGAGCTTCTCCCCACCCCGCGAGACGTAGGGGGGACGGGCGTGCAGGGTAATGCAACTGTCAACGGGCACCAGGGTTCCGGGTTTGTCCACCACCCGTTGATTGACCTGCACCCAACCCGCCTGGATCACCCGCTGCGCCCGTTGCCGGGTGGGGCAAAGTTCCAGGGTAACCAGCAGGGTATCCAGCCGTGCTTTCAACGGGGGTTCAGGGTGGGTTAAACGTCCTGTTCGCTCAAGCCTTGGGTGAGATGGTCAAAGGGTTCGCTGATAAAGTCCCCCCCAATCCCCGCCTGGGTCGCCATCGCCTGCACCTGCTCTTTCAGGTTTTGAATCCCCCGCACCGAAGGCCCCAGGGGTACCCCCAGGGAATTGTAGGTTTCCCGCAGACCTTCTAAGACCCGCTCATCCAGCACATCCGTATTGCCCGCCACCAACGCATAGGTGGCATAGCGCAGGAAATATTCCATATCCCGCAAGCAGGTGGCATAGCGGCGGGTGGTATAGGCATTGCCCCCCGGACGGATCAACTCGGGCTGTTCCGTAAACAGTTGGGAGGCCGCCGTGCGTACCAGATTGGCCGCATCCCCATTGATCATCTGCGCCACCTGAATCCGGGCCATTCCCGTATCAAAATAGCTTTGCAAACGGTCAATTCCATTCCGGTCAAAGTAACGTCCGGCCACATCGTAACGGGAGATCAAACTGGTAATGGCATCTTGCATGGCAGTACCCTGATGACTAAAAGCGGTTTTTTTTAGCAGTTCTTAGCTTACCACGGGGATTCGTCTCCACCCGCTTTCGTTGCGCTCCGTAAACATTTCTGGGGTTGGTCATTCTCCGGTGAATGGTATCTCAAGATACAAACCCCCGCCCCGTAGGTCTTTAAGATTGGCGCATTGTGGACGGAATCTGTTTTGTAGGAGCGTAAGTTCATGGCGAAAACGGCGCAAGAAGTCTTGCAGATGATCCGGGATCAGAATATTGAAGTGGTGGATTTGAAGTTTGTGGATATGCTGGGTACCTGGCAACATTGTACCTACGCCAGCGAACTGATTGATGAGGATACATTTACGATGGGGATGCCCTTTGATGGCTCGAGTATCCGGGGCTGGAAAGCGATCAACGATTCGGATATGCTCAAATGCGCCGATCCGGGGACGGCTTGGATTGACCCGTTTATGAGCACCCCCACCCTGAGCTTGATCTGTACCATCAAAGAACCCCGGACTGGTAATCTGTATGCCCGTTGTCCCCGGGCGATTGCC encodes the following:
- a CDS encoding Hpt domain-containing protein, translated to MDAEQQKRILGYFLQEAQEHLATLHQAVVAMAQPLGDPDQVSDWFRAAHSIKGGAAMLGLPALQQVALRLEDGLKILRDQGVERQVSPSPEVVALFGQGLGALEGLVTHLEREGVIPFELGQQVVIDHEPVFIQLEALLQILVQGEGMMAAWDATLPDGELLGVEVPVGMDVLSDGVVAADEELNLVELFASLDAQAVVPEAVADVSVVPTNTPQELASLAELFSLAPEEGGGEFSAAAAESPGGEQTVEDLGALADLFALGDEESMASDPEAFDFLGAGVDGEALALAALSELEPFPGLDAPGFEVGADLGEFDFESLATTELGESFASFEATELSDLSAADEALNLGFEETLTDIPALDFSGESDGDLGEFDFESLATTEFSESFASFEATELSDLSALDEELNLGFEETLAEIPALDFSGESGGDLGEFDFESLATTEFSESFASFEATELSDLSALDEELNLGFEETLTD
- a CDS encoding methyl-accepting chemotaxis protein codes for the protein MATSNYLSDYERATSAYVTGDYAEAATIADTLLRQYDEMPNLHLLRGHIYLCSQDYAQAREQYQRVLVLTDDPELVEYAQNGISDVNQYLASQPVEEDFTAPISMNGGGGDNPFALGDLDEGGGSPPETWVFAEPSAANNPFTAAANPFEDAESSEPETAFNPFATPEDLLAEESAAAHGGGDHTLIMGSSFPGIPSFPDESDDFGQDDPETAALDQGDTLLMDLGSRQSSPSWAEPAAEPGLFSFQPTPSAFDDDPLTGGTPRSRLENTDALNVAPPVASPATRPSLKNSPAPTPNVVVPMAPMRKPAAGGLPKSVLTGVVVAVLAGGAAFAVPKPLGAVLAAVLGGGAAVALGGAGGGVKSQRVRQFSEELRLSCEALGRGEFQSSLSVVGQDDFTEAAGAFNQMLTQIRERFKELQDKAEEVERSREDLQRQVIRLLDDVEGAARGDLTVQAEVSADILGAVADSFNLIIQNIRQIVQQVKTSSLQVGRGATDSEFFARELSSNALRQAQELAGTLNSVQMMTDSIQRVAESAREAAEVARKASETALRGGEAVDQTVSGIQSIRESVAETTRKVKRLAESSQEINKIVNAIGQIAQRTNLLALNASIEAAKAGEAGRGFAIVADEVRQLADRTSRSSKEIEQIVLQIQSETGLVMTAMEEGTQEVIRGTRVAEQAKRSLEEIIQVSRQIDTLVQSITADTVRQTEVSRNVTQVMQSVELTAQETSQESQRVSVSLQNLAEVSRGLQSSVERFRLGTTEPL
- a CDS encoding chemotaxis protein CheW, yielding MLDAAAGFFDLEGGGDRPAGDSVGVQGELYLRFVLATGEEFVLPAMGVQEVAGMTPDRISAVPNVPPVVMGAYNWRGQVIWVGDLGQFLGMAPLNTNRAEISVIVVADQGVTCGLAVDRVVGTEFLDPRQLRPPLSPDLVQGNFLVQGEWFLGEGLPVMRLLEPKALVDSRLWFSVA
- a CDS encoding response regulator transcription factor — encoded protein: MATVLVVEDQRAQREMIVSLLEQDGLRVMAAGDGDEALDLVRGGQIPDLVVMDVVMPRMNGYQLVRQLRDYPQTSQVPVLMCSSKGETFDKHWGLKQGADAYIVKPFEPQDLLGTVRHLLRTPRG
- a CDS encoding carbon dioxide-concentrating mechanism protein, whose protein sequence is MPNSASTATQPLTQLHLGTQQPAHPYQSMALGLVATQSFPAMVGTADMMLKSAGVHLVGYEKTGGGYCTAVVRGDIASVRLAVQAGVETAETFGQLVSSLVLPRPLANLEQILPISPSMAVLARLGTPDPEGGQAVGLLETRGFPALVGAADAMLKAADVHLVGYDQIGAGLCTIVLRGRVADVTIAIDAGMDAASRIGELHAIMVIPRPLEDLVHTLPQAICPVQELQPLHLPLAMTQRVGELVEVTASEG
- a CDS encoding TlyA family RNA methyltransferase, translated to MKARLDTLLVTLELCPTRQRAQRVIQAGWVQVNQRVVDKPGTLVPVDSCITLHARPPYVSRGGEKLAHALRTFNLTVTNRVALDGGISTGGFTDCLLQNGARLVYGVDVGYGQVAWELRQDSRVRLLERTNLRYLQPQQIYQQPDPWPDLGVVDVAFISVTKVLPALWKLLAPPREAVILVKPQFEVGRGHIHKGGVVRDVQAQGQAILSVAESAAGLGWQVQGLTRSPLTGPAGNCEYLLWLGTRAEPIPPGAWVALVARVTASHANG
- the apcB gene encoding allophycocyanin subunit beta, whose amino-acid sequence is MQDAITSLISRYDVAGRYFDRNGIDRLQSYFDTGMARIQVAQMINGDAANLVRTAASQLFTEQPELIRPGGNAYTTRRYATCLRDMEYFLRYATYALVAGNTDVLDERVLEGLRETYNSLGVPLGPSVRGIQNLKEQVQAMATQAGIGGDFISEPFDHLTQGLSEQDV